The following proteins are co-located in the Dehalococcoidia bacterium genome:
- a CDS encoding OsmC family protein gives MAEKVTVQLNCIDLETLGNYAARARANPQEVTLLTRARALWKREMGSPSFQGPTRLSTGEKFVMEADLPGVFFGPGQTPHKPLPVQQELFGMATCLAGAILLLGAQRGLDLEEVAVTVETDVNFTRLLTENEELPPAGPLRVRIEARPNDPQTLAALLEIGERAKRCAPGVYMIANPMPIAIEVAGIQ, from the coding sequence ATGGCCGAGAAGGTAACCGTCCAGCTCAACTGCATCGACCTGGAGACCCTGGGCAACTACGCCGCCCGGGCCCGGGCCAACCCTCAGGAGGTAACCCTCCTGACCCGGGCCCGGGCCCTTTGGAAGCGGGAGATGGGAAGCCCCAGCTTTCAGGGCCCTACCCGCCTCTCCACCGGGGAGAAGTTTGTCATGGAGGCGGACCTGCCGGGGGTCTTCTTCGGGCCTGGCCAAACCCCCCACAAGCCCCTGCCCGTCCAGCAGGAGCTTTTCGGCATGGCCACCTGCCTCGCCGGCGCTATCCTCCTCCTGGGGGCCCAGCGGGGCCTGGACCTGGAGGAGGTGGCGGTAACGGTGGAGACGGACGTGAACTTCACCCGCCTCCTGACCGAGAACGAGGAGCTACCCCCGGCGGGCCCCTTGCGGGTGAGGATCGAGGCCAGGCCCAACGACCCCCAGACCCTGGCCGCCCTGCTGGAGATCGGTGAGCGGGCCAAACGCTGCGCCCCCGGCGTCTACATGATCGCCAATCCGATGCCCATAGCCATCGAGGTGGCCGGGATCCAATAG